The Metallosphaera hakonensis JCM 8857 = DSM 7519 genome includes the window CCAGGGACGTGAAGTCAACAGGAGCAAGGCAATGACGGATCACAGCATGGCCCTGTTGAACGTCATGTATCCCCGCGTGTTCTCGAGATAGGAAACTCCCTCAATCTTGGCCCATTTGAACGAAGTAAGGTATATTAGAGAACATGTAATATAATTTTACAGATACTTATAGAATAAGATTGCATGAAAACGCTCCCTTGACTAGGTCGGGGTGAGTCCATTACATGTCACTTCTTTTCCAAACCCTTGGACCTCACAGAACCCAGGGCCAAGATACGACACTAATTTCGTGAAAACGGTCAACCTTTATCTTGCTTTTCTATTTTTATTATATCTCCATAAATTAACTTCATACCCAATTTTTCTGCCATCTCTTTGGCCTCGTCGGTTGTATTAACAGCTAAAATCATCTTTATCCCGTCTTTTATTCCCAAGACCTTAGCGATCACATCCGACTTGTAGTCGAACCACTCCACATCATCGATATCGCAGAACGATTTAACCTCAATTAGATAGACTTTGTTGTTTTTAGCCAATATATCGATTTCGTATTTCAAACCTTTCCTTCCGAATACCCCGTTGTCGTCCTTATAGGTAAACTTATTTGCTTGCTCGAAATTTAAACCTTCGCCTTTTATAAAATCATCAAAGAAGTTCTTTATTAGCGTTTCATAATCAACTCCCCATCTTTGTCCAATACTGCTTATGGTCCTATTTATCCTCTCGATATCACTTTTCATCTTACTTTGTTCTTGAACCAAAGCGTCGATTTTCAATGTCAATAACTTCACTGTGTTTTCGGTTTCCTTATGAGCATCTATAAGCTGGTTTAGTCTAACGTCGATTTGGAAAAGGGCCTGGTAAAGTTGCTTAATAGACTCCTCGGTCCTTTTTTGTGACTCACTGAGCTGAGCGAACCTCTCCTCGTTCTTCTTCTGGGCCTCCAATACCTCCCGCATCTTCTCATCGGTCACCCTCTGGGACTCACTGAGCTGAGCGAACCTCTCCTCGTTCTTCTTCTGGGCCTCCAATACCTCCCGCATCTTCTCATCGGTCACCCTCTGGGACTCACTGAGCTGAGCGAACCTCTCCTCGTTCTTCTTCTGGGCCTCCAATACCTCCCGCATCTTCTCATCGGTCACCCTCTGGGACTCACTGAGCTGAGCGAACCTCTCCTCGTTCTTCTTCTGGGCCTCCAATACCTCCCGCATCTTCTCATCGGTCACCCTCTGGGACTCACTGAGCTGAGCGAACCTCTCCTCGTTCTTCTCGCGAATCTCATTTAGTTTATTGAACCTCTCCTCGTTCCTCTTCTGCACTTCAATAAGTTCTTTTACCTCATCGTTTAGTTTGTTAACGGTCTCGGTAAGGTTCCTCACTGCCGTCCTTATTTCGTCGAACATAGCGAGACCTAATAGTTCCGCCATTTGCCTCCTAAACTCCGGATCCTCTTTAAGTAATTTTAGCAGTTCCTCCTTTATCATCATGAATACTATCTAAAAACCAGTTAAAATCACTTACTCACTCTCGTGCTCCATGGATTTCTTCAATTCCACAAGGCATACTTCAGTGTTCCCACGAATTATGGAGGGCGAGTAATCCTCCTCAAGGGCTAAATTTCCGCTTGCAGTCTTCTCTGCGATATTGACGCATACTTATGTTTTAAAAAATGTTTAGTTATAGAAACGTTTGATTTAATTCAAATACATATCTTATATCCACTGTAAGTTCTATGGAAAACAAAGGGTTTCCGTACCTATCCTTCCACAACTTTTCCCTGGAAACCCTGAACGGATTAGATACTACAAGTCCAGCTTTTCCTTAACCAACCTTAAAATCATCACATTGGAAAACTCGTCTATAATATAGTCGGCCAGCTCTTCCATATTCTTAACTTTCCTCATCATTAACTTCAATTCCCACTTCTCATAGACCACAATAAGATAGGTAATAAGTTCCACCAGGTGAAGTCTTCCGCCCCTTTGAACTCCCATTAAGATAAACCCCTGTTACAACTTTCATGAGAATGGAACCTTAATCGGTTAGCAGATGATCTAACATGATTTCCACATCTGTCTCTAAGGTGAAGTTAGTTTTCCTACACTTACATGATGTGACGTTACAAGAGGGAATCTTTCTCCCATTTGATCCAGACCCTAGATTTTCCGCGAGAGTGAACAACAGTGTCCCATATCCACTTTTTTACTTCCTCTCAACTTTCTCCATATGCAAATAGGCATAGCAGCCCTGGGAACCGATCCCTCGCCTGAGCTTGAGGAGAAAGCTAGAGGTTTCGTAAGGACTCTCTCCAAATGTGCCATCCACACCTTTATCTTAGGTGGATATTGGGGCCTTATGAGGGTCGTGGTTGATGAGGCGTTGCGGGAGGGAAACCGGGTCGTAGCCATTATCCCTGAAGGGGCAGAGCACGTTATCATGCCCGCAGAAGTAGTGAGGATCGACACGGGATGCGACCCCAGGTGTAGGTCAGTTTTCATAGCTAGATCTGGGGACATAATGGTGAGCTTGGGAGGGGAAACCGGAACCATGACTGAGATCATGATGGCCTACGCCATGGGAAAGGCCGTTTACGCTTTAACGGGAACGGGGCTCAGTAGCGATAGATTGGCCCAGGCTTTTCCCGAAAAGTTAGATAGTAGGGCCCTGGGGGAGATCCATTACTACGATAATCCCGAAATCATGGGCTCGGATATATGTAGGAGATATTACGGTAAGGAGATTTAGTGATGAACCGTGTTTCAGCTGAGCGGTGAGGAGAAGGTAAGAGCTGAGGTTTAACCTGGGATCAAGTGGTCACGTTTTCTGGTGGAGGTCCCTCAACCCTGGGTCGAACATCATTTGTCATAAGTGACAAATAATTGCGGTGGAGTTATGTCGCACAAGACAAACTATTTTATACAGTTTATCCATCTCTGCTCATGGACGATGATGAGCTATTAGGGATTATGGCAGATTGGAATTACTGGGGGAACTTTAGAAGGGATTGGATTCCGAGAGACGAGTATGTGAACCATGTACTGGACCTACTGAAGGGAATAAACGTTGTAGCTCTATCGGGCATACGGAGGGCCGGTAAATCCAGTGTTGCGCAACAGGTCATAAGGGAAATTCTGAGAAGGGGAGTAGATCCTCGAGATTCCCTGATCGTGAAGTTGGATGACGAAAGATTAATAGACCTGAATTACGACGTTCTCCTTCGGATAATCGACCTGTATTTCAAAAACGTGAAAAGGAGCGACTCAGTCTCCTACGTCGTTATTGATGAGGCTCAGGAAGTGGACGGTTGGGAGAGAGTGGTGAGAGGATTAGCGGAGAAGGGCAACAAGGTTCTTGTCACTGGTTCCTCGGCTAAACTCCTGAGCTCCGAGTACACAACTCTTCTGTCGGGAAGACACGTAGAGGTCAGGGTGTTCCCCTTGAGTTTAGGTGAACTATTGGTGTTCAAAGGGGTAACCCTCAGGGAGAAGCTTGATGAGGTAACGAAGATCCAAGAGATAGAGAGGGGGATAGAGGAGTTAATGAACCTGGGTGGGTTCCCTGACGTTGTGCTTCACATGGACATAGCCGATCAGCTTCTGGTCTCTTATTTCGAGACAGTTGTATTGAAAGATGTGATTGGTAGGTACAAGATAAGAAACGAAAGGAAGTTGAGGACCTTAGCCAAGTTCTACATAACCTCAACGGGATCCAGGATAACTTACAACAGCGTATCTAAATTCCTGAAAATACCCGTCAAGACCGTGGAGAGATATTCGGAATATTTGGAGAAGGTCTATATTCTCTTCTTCCTGAATTCTTTCTCGTGGACCATCAAAGTCACCGAAAACTCACCGAGGAAAGTGTACGTTGTGGACAACGGATTCGTGAGGGTGTTTAACCCTAGATCGTCCAGAGGGAGACTCTTTGAGAGCCTAGTAGCACAACATGTTTACAGGTACTCACTATCTCAGAGGATGAGCTTGTATTACTGGCTAGACTCCCTTGAAGTGGACCTAGTTGTAGCAAGAGAGGACCAGGCTATTCCCATACAGGTGGCGTACGATGTTGAAGACCAAGAAGTGCTTGAGAGGGAGATTAGGGCATTACTCAAGTTTAGGGAGAAGTGTGGAGGAGATAGGTCACTGTTAGTGGTGTATAGGGGAGAGGAGAGACAAATATCGGGAATAAATGTGATTCCTGCCAGAAAATTCCTTCTCCATTTGGAGGATTACCTAACATTTAAGAAATAAGTTAATGAGTGGGATGGACTCCTTGAATAGATCTAAGAACGATTTTCAGAAAATTCACCCCATGCTTTTCACACTCCATTGATTTAGGGAGCGAAGTGGTGAACTCATTGGTTATGGTGGAAGGATATCCATGATTAGGGGTGTGAATTCCCTCTTATAGTGAGACCTCAATATATTAGCACCTTCCGGGATTGTACGGAACGGTTCAGCGTTATCCGCGTAGTGAGGTAGACGATTTCTTGGCACCGTTAATTTCCTCAAACCTGAGGTAGATGCCTCGTTCCTCTACTCTAAGTCTGAGAGAGGGCAAGAACAACTTATCACATTAGTGTTTCTAATAAGTTCTTAGCTAGCGACCAGAGACGCTTGGGATAAATATTTGGAAATATTGGTGAAATCTTCATCACCCGAAATCTTCATGGAATCTCCTCTCCAGTGAAATTATTCAACCCAACATCATGGTTATCCCTTCCTCCCTTGGCTAACGGTCTCAGGAAGACCTAAAACAGCTATGAGTACTAGAATAGACGAAATTACTAGAGAGATGCCTAGATCGTCCTTGAGTCCAAAGGGCATCAGTAGAACTAGACTTACCCCGAACCCACCTCCAATTAGTCTACCCAGAAAGAAGACTGTGTTAGTTCCCGTGGCTCTAATCTCGGGCGGGAAAATTTCGCTCATCCATATCCCGAAGTAAGCGAAGAACGACGATCCCACCATTAGGGCCACGAGAGATATCTCCACAAGAAGCGGTTCCCCAGAAAGGAGCATAACCACCGAGAAGACTAAGGACACTCCAATGAACATGTATGTGGTTCTTTTCCTCCCCCATATATCTGATATTCTCCCCGCCAGCGTGAACCCGACCATTCCCACTAGGAGCGCTATAGAAAGTAAAAGGAAAGCGTTCAAATTAAGTAGGGAAAGAAGAGTAAAGGAGAGTGAGACTAAGGGAACCACGAAGAGAAAGGAGCCTACGGAGAATATGGCTCCAAGGAACGTGATCTTGAAAAGTCCATGAGCAGAGGGGTTACTTCTCGATCTTCTGGTAGACTCTGGAATTAGAGGCCAAAGAGCCAAGGAGATGAGGGATACAACTCCTAGACTAAGGAAATACAGATTTAACTTAAACACAGAAGCCCAAATCAATCCAAGAAGTCCTCCCACGAAATAGAGGCCCTGCATGATACTGCCCACGAGACCCCTATATTTAGGCGGAGATAGTTCGGCTGCGTAAACGTAGCTTAACCCGTTCTCTCCGTTGACTCCAAATCCAATGAGGAACCAGAGGACGTAAAACAGGGAAAGATCCCTGATCACGGAGTTAAGGAGTAAAGGTAATGTAAAGAGTAGAATTGAAATAAGGAGGGAGAACCTCCTGCTCCACCTGTCGGCTAGAATTGAGAGGGCTACTCCACCAATTGCTCCTCCTATCCAACTGAGGGGAACGGTGAAGTATATCCCCTTTCCGTATATCGTTGAGAGCGAGGGTAAAACGAAACTTATTGAGTACACTGAGAGCGCAGCTAGGAGGAAAATCGTTAGGAGAGAAAAAATCTGTCTGAGCATTAGAATAACAGCTAGTGTTGCTCCATAAAAGTCTTCTTGAGACCACAATAATAATCTAACAGAGTGATCGGGATAAATCTAGTATATTTATAACTAAGAAGAGAATATCTGATTTATTACAACTCATAGTGAATGGATGGCCATGGTTTTGGCTTATCTAACTAACATT containing:
- a CDS encoding ATP-binding protein, translating into MDDDELLGIMADWNYWGNFRRDWIPRDEYVNHVLDLLKGINVVALSGIRRAGKSSVAQQVIREILRRGVDPRDSLIVKLDDERLIDLNYDVLLRIIDLYFKNVKRSDSVSYVVIDEAQEVDGWERVVRGLAEKGNKVLVTGSSAKLLSSEYTTLLSGRHVEVRVFPLSLGELLVFKGVTLREKLDEVTKIQEIERGIEELMNLGGFPDVVLHMDIADQLLVSYFETVVLKDVIGRYKIRNERKLRTLAKFYITSTGSRITYNSVSKFLKIPVKTVERYSEYLEKVYILFFLNSFSWTIKVTENSPRKVYVVDNGFVRVFNPRSSRGRLFESLVAQHVYRYSLSQRMSLYYWLDSLEVDLVVAREDQAIPIQVAYDVEDQEVLEREIRALLKFREKCGGDRSLLVVYRGEERQISGINVIPARKFLLHLEDYLTFKK
- a CDS encoding DUF3782 domain-containing protein gives rise to the protein MIKEELLKLLKEDPEFRRQMAELLGLAMFDEIRTAVRNLTETVNKLNDEVKELIEVQKRNEERFNKLNEIREKNEERFAQLSESQRVTDEKMREVLEAQKKNEERFAQLSESQRVTDEKMREVLEAQKKNEERFAQLSESQRVTDEKMREVLEAQKKNEERFAQLSESQRVTDEKMREVLEAQKKNEERFAQLSESQKRTEESIKQLYQALFQIDVRLNQLIDAHKETENTVKLLTLKIDALVQEQSKMKSDIERINRTISSIGQRWGVDYETLIKNFFDDFIKGEGLNFEQANKFTYKDDNGVFGRKGLKYEIDILAKNNKVYLIEVKSFCDIDDVEWFDYKSDVIAKVLGIKDGIKMILAVNTTDEAKEMAEKLGMKLIYGDIIKIEKQDKG
- a CDS encoding MFS transporter — translated: MLRQIFSLLTIFLLAALSVYSISFVLPSLSTIYGKGIYFTVPLSWIGGAIGGVALSILADRWSRRFSLLISILLFTLPLLLNSVIRDLSLFYVLWFLIGFGVNGENGLSYVYAAELSPPKYRGLVGSIMQGLYFVGGLLGLIWASVFKLNLYFLSLGVVSLISLALWPLIPESTRRSRSNPSAHGLFKITFLGAIFSVGSFLFVVPLVSLSFTLLSLLNLNAFLLLSIALLVGMVGFTLAGRISDIWGRKRTTYMFIGVSLVFSVVMLLSGEPLLVEISLVALMVGSSFFAYFGIWMSEIFPPEIRATGTNTVFFLGRLIGGGFGVSLVLLMPFGLKDDLGISLVISSILVLIAVLGLPETVSQGRKG